In Drosophila nasuta strain 15112-1781.00 chromosome 2R, ASM2355853v1, whole genome shotgun sequence, a single genomic region encodes these proteins:
- the LOC132785908 gene encoding uncharacterized protein LOC132785908, which yields MRHTFRLIFLYCCWLVILLPTLCHTQSSCQTPDKTVGQCVHFSSCRFVLRQYAMYKEHMPPAIMRFLQRSRCRPKVDGYHLCCELKDVIPANANSKLK from the exons atgcgGCACACATTTCGATTGATTTTCTTGTACTGCTGCTGGCTCGTCATCTTGTTGCCAACTTTGTGCCACACAC AGAGCAGCTGCCAGACACCCGACAAGACTGTTGGCCAATGTGTGCACTTTAGCTCCTGTCGTTTTGTGCTACGCCAATATGCGATGTACAAGGAACACATGCCGCCTGCCATAATGCGCTTCCTGCAAAGATCACGCTGCAGGCCCAAAGTTGATGGC tatCATTTGTGCTGCGAACTAAAAGACGTGATTCCTGCGAATGCCAACTCAaagttaaaatga